From Roseburia hominis, the proteins below share one genomic window:
- a CDS encoding alpha/beta hydrolase — translation MQKDLVFKEESYLEMMENVAEPFLKERSKEFFLKREKGRELYCIKYQVENPKGVVLISHGFTESAEKYKEICYYFVKENYHVYIPEHCGHGKSYRLTKDFSLVHVDHYERYVRDLLFVAMLAKKENQNLPLFLYAHSMGGGIGAAVAARKPELFAKMILTSPMIRPLTGKIPWGVARAISAGLCFVGREMAYVSGQPYAGKETFEDSCSLSRARFDYYQEKRDSKRELQTCAASFGWLRESGKLNAYLRKEAVKNIHSPVILFQAEQETMVSKKVQSRFIDALKSRGVNAELISVENARHEIFNAEFPVLEKYWEQVFEFLDT, via the coding sequence ATGCAGAAAGATTTAGTTTTTAAAGAAGAAAGCTACCTGGAAATGATGGAAAACGTGGCAGAGCCGTTTCTGAAGGAAAGGTCCAAGGAGTTCTTTTTGAAGCGGGAGAAGGGTAGAGAGCTTTACTGTATCAAATATCAGGTGGAGAATCCAAAAGGAGTTGTGCTGATTTCTCACGGTTTTACAGAATCTGCGGAAAAATATAAAGAAATATGTTACTATTTTGTAAAAGAGAATTACCATGTGTACATTCCGGAGCATTGCGGCCACGGAAAAAGCTATCGTCTCACGAAAGATTTCTCCCTGGTTCATGTGGACCATTATGAGAGATATGTGAGAGATTTGCTTTTTGTTGCAATGCTGGCGAAAAAAGAGAATCAGAATCTTCCTTTGTTTCTCTACGCACATTCTATGGGAGGGGGAATCGGGGCGGCTGTGGCTGCTCGAAAACCGGAGCTTTTTGCGAAAATGATCCTGACCTCTCCCATGATTCGGCCGCTTACCGGAAAGATTCCCTGGGGCGTTGCCAGAGCGATCTCAGCAGGACTATGCTTTGTCGGCAGAGAAATGGCTTATGTTAGTGGTCAGCCATATGCTGGGAAGGAGACCTTTGAGGACAGTTGCTCTCTGTCCAGGGCGCGGTTTGATTATTACCAGGAAAAAAGGGATAGTAAGAGAGAACTTCAGACATGTGCGGCCAGTTTTGGGTGGCTTCGGGAGTCCGGAAAATTGAATGCCTATCTGCGAAAAGAAGCGGTAAAAAATATCCATTCTCCGGTAATCTTATTCCAGGCTGAGCAGGAAACTATGGTTTCTAAAAAAGTACAGAGTCGTTTTATAGATGCATTGAAATCCAGAGGGGTAAATGCAGAATTGATTTCTGTGGAGAATGCCAGGCATGAGATTTTCAACGCGGAATTTCCGGTTTTGGAAAAATACTGGGAGCAGGTGTTTGAATTTCTTGATACATAA
- a CDS encoding MazG nucleotide pyrophosphohydrolase domain-containing protein, with amino-acid sequence MEGKTTIKYLQNYIKQKDYHPELLKDYFLKLSEEVGELSRAIRKGLKAANNEEIKGTIDEELWDVIYYAIAIANLYNIDLEQVIKSKEAINLKKYHSAVVFEENR; translated from the coding sequence ATGGAGGGAAAGACAACCATTAAGTACCTGCAGAATTATATAAAACAAAAAGATTACCATCCTGAATTATTAAAAGATTACTTTTTAAAGTTGTCCGAAGAGGTGGGAGAACTTTCCCGGGCGATAAGAAAGGGACTGAAAGCAGCTAATAATGAAGAAATCAAAGGAACGATAGATGAAGAACTCTGGGATGTGATTTACTACGCTATAGCTATAGCAAATTTATATAATATCGATTTGGAACAAGTCATAAAGTCTAAGGAAGCGATAAATCTTAAAAAATATCATTCAGCTGTAGTGTTTGAAGAAAACAGATAG
- a CDS encoding NUDIX domain-containing protein, whose product MVPLSRKNHKIIDGQLLQTDKKYTHLKLKQKDKIAEWMYLETLAYYEKNYVFPDDKHLDEVVFKVYGRIEDADIWIPYGEVLRHYRKKRRDINKRVRKTLNQHEDREPDPVCFMNMCMIYDEKGNVLALDKENDSYTGTTFPGGHVEKGEVFQESIIREIREETGLEIKNPQLCGMYHWIRSGVHNVLFLYKTNEFSGFLKSSEEGQVYWISLEGFKQKELATGMEYVLQILESSRTNECYMHLEKGKYVGTLY is encoded by the coding sequence GTGGTTCCGTTGTCACGAAAAAATCATAAGATAATTGATGGGCAATTGCTCCAGACAGATAAAAAGTATACTCATCTGAAATTAAAGCAGAAAGATAAAATTGCGGAATGGATGTATTTGGAAACCCTGGCATATTATGAGAAAAATTATGTATTCCCAGACGATAAACATCTGGACGAAGTGGTGTTTAAAGTCTATGGCAGGATAGAAGATGCTGATATTTGGATTCCTTATGGCGAAGTTCTGCGTCATTACAGAAAAAAGCGGCGAGACATCAACAAACGTGTGAGGAAAACTCTGAATCAGCATGAAGATAGAGAGCCGGATCCGGTATGTTTTATGAATATGTGTATGATATATGATGAGAAAGGGAATGTACTTGCACTGGATAAGGAAAATGATAGCTATACCGGAACCACTTTCCCAGGCGGTCATGTAGAGAAAGGTGAAGTATTCCAGGAATCTATTATCCGGGAAATCCGGGAAGAGACCGGGCTGGAGATTAAAAATCCGCAGTTATGCGGCATGTATCATTGGATAAGGTCGGGAGTACATAATGTGTTATTTTTGTATAAGACAAATGAGTTTAGCGGGTTCTTGAAAAGCTCTGAAGAAGGGCAGGTTTACTGGATTTCTTTGGAAGGGTTTAAACAAAAGGAGCTTGCTACCGGCATGGAATACGTTTTACAGATTCTGGAGTCGTCACGGACAAATGAGTGTTATATGCATCTGGAAAAGGGAAAATATGTGGGAACTTTATATTAA
- a CDS encoding flavodoxin has translation MSKALVAYFSASGVTAKLASRLAEVIGADLHEICPEVPYTEADLNWMDKKSRSSVEMNDKSFRPAVANKVENMEQYDVIFTAFPIWWYVAPTIVNSFLEQYDLTGKTIIPLATSGSSGMGNTNKELAVSCPGAELKEGKRFPADAGEEELKVWAEKYGI, from the coding sequence ATGAGCAAGGCATTAGTGGCATATTTCAGTGCCAGCGGAGTGACTGCGAAACTGGCCAGCCGGCTTGCAGAGGTGATCGGAGCAGATCTGCATGAGATTTGTCCAGAGGTTCCTTATACAGAAGCGGATTTGAACTGGATGGACAAAAAGAGCCGCAGCAGTGTGGAAATGAATGATAAGTCTTTCCGGCCGGCGGTAGCGAACAAAGTGGAGAACATGGAACAGTATGATGTGATTTTCACAGCTTTCCCGATCTGGTGGTACGTCGCTCCGACCATTGTGAATTCGTTTTTGGAGCAGTATGACCTTACTGGGAAAACGATTATTCCTCTGGCAACTTCGGGCAGCAGCGGAATGGGGAATACGAACAAAGAACTGGCAGTTTCCTGTCCGGGAGCAGAGTTAAAAGAAGGTAAACGATTCCCAGCGGATGCCGGTGAGGAAGAACTGAAGGTTTGGGCAGAGAAATATGGTATCTGA
- a CDS encoding LysR family transcriptional regulator: MNIQELNYILCIAKHKNLTRAAQELYISQPTLSKHLQKLELELDGKLFSRSGNCYVPTYLGRRYMDYAKKILELNQDWERELADLHSYNEGELNIAFPLMRSSCMIPRILPLFHQKYPGVKVNFLEETYAIQERLLLDDQLDFAIFNEARPHPKLTYEVLLKEEILLVVSPDHPLAACGIEKEGCRYPWMDLRLFAQEPFILHFSDQTTGKIALELFEAYQIQPPVPFHTRNSQACILLSQQGLGACFVPETYVKNMVFDRAPLCFSVGEGGIFSTLTIAYRKGAYLASYARDFIKIAQENVVPSV; encoded by the coding sequence GTGAATATTCAGGAGTTAAACTATATCTTATGTATTGCAAAACACAAGAATCTGACCAGAGCGGCCCAGGAGCTGTATATTTCACAGCCTACCTTAAGCAAACATCTGCAAAAGCTGGAATTAGAATTAGACGGGAAGCTGTTCAGCCGGAGCGGGAACTGCTATGTTCCTACTTATCTCGGGCGGCGGTATATGGACTATGCGAAAAAAATCCTGGAACTCAACCAGGATTGGGAGCGGGAACTGGCAGATTTGCATTCCTATAATGAAGGAGAATTGAACATTGCCTTTCCGCTGATGCGCAGCTCCTGTATGATCCCCCGGATTCTGCCCTTATTCCATCAGAAATATCCCGGCGTGAAGGTGAATTTTCTGGAGGAGACCTATGCGATACAGGAGCGTCTTCTGCTGGATGATCAGCTGGATTTCGCCATATTTAACGAGGCCCGGCCACATCCAAAGCTGACGTATGAGGTGCTGCTAAAGGAAGAAATCCTGCTTGTTGTTTCTCCGGATCATCCTCTGGCTGCATGTGGAATAGAGAAGGAAGGCTGCAGATACCCCTGGATGGATCTGCGGTTATTTGCGCAGGAACCATTTATTTTGCATTTTTCCGACCAAACCACAGGGAAAATAGCTCTGGAGTTATTTGAAGCTTATCAGATCCAGCCTCCTGTCCCCTTTCATACGCGGAACTCGCAGGCTTGCATTCTCCTTTCCCAGCAGGGGCTTGGCGCGTGTTTTGTTCCGGAAACCTATGTGAAAAATATGGTGTTTGACAGGGCTCCCCTCTGTTTTTCCGTTGGCGAGGGCGGTATCTTCAGCACCTTGACCATCGCTTACAGGAAGGGAGCCTATCTGGCCTCCTACGCCAGAGATTTTATAAAGATCGCGCAGGAAAATGTAGTACCATCTGTGTGA
- a CDS encoding NCS2 family permease: MSRFLEKYFKLSEFNTNVKTELLAGLTTFVTMAYVLATIPNILGGAGLDKHVMLTVMVMLIILTSCAMAFYTNRPFALAPGLGSVGIVASMIANEGISAPITAGVIFWSGVLFILISFLGLREAVVRVIPVSLKHAVSAGIGLFIALLGAKSCGLIVANADKNTLAFGQLTSAPVLVCVIGFIILLIVKVRNIPGGLILTILLTTVIGIPFGVTKIPETIFSLPANIGSQFLKIDFLGALDFAYIPFLIALFVPDFFSTFGTVLGVGAKAGYLDKDGNLPGIDKCFKVDAVSTSFGALFGMPSMTTYLESSAGVEAGGKTGLTVVFTSIFFALSLFIAPIALIIPSAATAPVLIYIGINMLSSMRNVDYTDITEAVPAFVCVTFTIFANNIANGICAALPVYLIMKIASGNIKKISPVMYVLVAVCMLYFYTII; this comes from the coding sequence ATGAGTCGTTTTCTTGAAAAGTATTTCAAACTGTCAGAATTTAACACAAATGTAAAAACGGAACTTCTGGCAGGCCTTACCACGTTTGTCACAATGGCGTATGTGCTGGCAACGATCCCGAATATTCTGGGAGGAGCCGGACTGGACAAGCATGTCATGCTCACAGTTATGGTCATGCTGATCATTCTGACAAGCTGTGCCATGGCATTTTATACCAACCGTCCGTTTGCGCTGGCTCCGGGGCTTGGCAGCGTAGGCATTGTTGCTTCCATGATTGCCAATGAAGGTATTTCCGCACCTATTACGGCAGGGGTAATCTTTTGGAGCGGTGTTCTGTTTATCCTGATTTCGTTCCTGGGACTTCGCGAAGCGGTAGTGCGGGTGATCCCGGTCAGTCTTAAGCACGCTGTGAGCGCGGGAATCGGACTTTTTATCGCCCTTTTGGGTGCGAAAAGCTGCGGCTTGATTGTTGCAAACGCAGATAAGAATACACTGGCGTTCGGACAATTAACTTCTGCACCTGTTCTCGTATGTGTCATTGGATTCATTATCCTGTTGATCGTAAAAGTGCGCAACATCCCGGGTGGATTGATTCTGACGATCCTGCTCACTACCGTGATCGGAATTCCGTTCGGCGTTACAAAAATACCGGAAACGATCTTCTCACTTCCTGCTAATATCGGAAGCCAGTTTTTGAAAATTGATTTTCTCGGAGCACTGGATTTTGCGTATATTCCGTTTTTGATTGCGCTGTTTGTACCGGACTTTTTCTCAACCTTTGGAACGGTCCTCGGAGTAGGTGCGAAGGCCGGATATCTTGATAAAGACGGAAACCTGCCGGGTATTGACAAGTGTTTTAAAGTCGATGCGGTTTCTACAAGCTTTGGTGCACTGTTCGGTATGCCGAGCATGACAACGTATCTGGAATCCTCAGCCGGCGTGGAGGCCGGTGGAAAAACTGGACTGACTGTGGTGTTTACGAGTATTTTCTTCGCCCTTTCGCTCTTTATTGCGCCGATCGCACTCATTATTCCTTCCGCGGCTACGGCTCCGGTATTGATTTATATCGGAATCAATATGCTAAGCAGTATGCGAAATGTTGATTATACGGATATCACGGAAGCAGTTCCGGCGTTTGTATGTGTAACGTTTACGATTTTTGCCAACAATATTGCCAACGGAATCTGCGCGGCGCTGCCGGTTTATCTGATTATGAAGATTGCTTCCGGCAATATCAAGAAGATTTCACCGGTCATGTATGTGTTGGTGGCTGTCTGTATGCTGTATTTCTACACGATTATTTAA
- a CDS encoding adenine deaminase C-terminal domain-containing protein translates to MEHVSLLIKNVYVFNSYLKQFILADVFVLDGKFYYIDRERSTVFTADRTLDADGLYMLPGLIDIHMHIESSMMTPGPFGRYLASCGVTTVVSEPHEMANVRGMRGILEMIRTGEDAPLDIYYGIPSSVPSTSEELETTGGAIRFEEMKHLMAEKDVICVGEVMNYRQVIRENNLDITRFLEYLHQEHPGYVMEGHCPSLVGLDLAKFLYLGINGDHTEHTLEEVRQRIENGMFMEIQAKMLKSEVLSYIKEHQLYEYCCFVTDDTMADVLYEEGQLNGVVEKAMQKGFPVEQAIYCATYTPSQRMHLYDRGVIAPGKLADFMLVKDPSRLSPEVVYKNGQEIFCRGESTGQVYVKDSFPEDFYQSVQLPALTEEDFQMPVSRFLPAGSPVPSQVTVRAIEVHADRTQTTEKLVQMPVRNGCIDWKGSGCLLAMVLERHGKNGNIGYGFLIGTCLTEGTAATTWFHDHHNLFVVGDDEKDMLFAVRRIQQMQGGFLTVKDGVILSELALPVCGILSDRPLKEISAQLCQVRESLIHLGYQHGNPIMSLGTLGLPVSPALKLTDHGLVDVRRGAVVSLVV, encoded by the coding sequence ATGGAACATGTATCTTTACTGATAAAAAATGTGTATGTATTTAATTCATATTTAAAACAATTTATACTTGCAGATGTGTTTGTGCTGGATGGAAAATTTTACTACATAGACCGGGAACGGTCCACCGTATTTACTGCTGACAGAACACTGGATGCAGATGGCCTTTACATGCTGCCCGGGCTGATTGATATTCATATGCATATCGAAAGCTCTATGATGACCCCGGGGCCGTTTGGGAGGTACCTGGCGTCATGCGGAGTAACAACGGTGGTATCGGAGCCGCATGAAATGGCAAACGTGAGAGGGATGCGGGGTATCCTGGAAATGATCCGGACAGGGGAGGATGCACCTTTGGATATTTATTATGGTATTCCAAGCAGTGTCCCTTCTACCAGTGAAGAGCTGGAGACGACTGGCGGAGCCATTCGTTTTGAAGAAATGAAGCATCTGATGGCTGAAAAGGACGTGATCTGTGTAGGCGAAGTCATGAATTACCGCCAGGTCATTCGTGAAAATAATCTGGATATTACCCGGTTTTTGGAATATCTGCATCAGGAGCATCCGGGGTATGTAATGGAAGGCCATTGCCCTTCTCTGGTGGGACTGGATCTGGCAAAGTTTCTTTATCTTGGCATTAATGGAGATCATACCGAGCATACGCTGGAGGAGGTCAGACAGCGGATAGAAAACGGAATGTTCATGGAAATACAGGCTAAGATGCTGAAAAGTGAAGTGCTGAGCTATATTAAGGAGCATCAGCTTTATGAATATTGCTGTTTTGTTACCGATGATACGATGGCTGACGTGCTCTATGAGGAGGGGCAGCTGAACGGCGTAGTGGAAAAAGCGATGCAAAAAGGGTTTCCGGTAGAGCAGGCAATTTATTGTGCCACATATACTCCCAGTCAGCGTATGCATTTATACGATCGCGGAGTGATCGCGCCGGGCAAGCTCGCCGATTTCATGTTGGTAAAGGATCCTTCCAGGTTGTCGCCAGAGGTCGTTTATAAAAACGGGCAGGAAATATTCTGTCGGGGGGAAAGCACCGGCCAGGTATATGTGAAAGATTCCTTCCCGGAGGATTTCTATCAAAGTGTTCAGCTGCCTGCGCTGACGGAGGAGGATTTTCAGATGCCGGTATCGCGTTTCCTCCCGGCGGGAAGTCCTGTGCCCTCGCAGGTGACGGTGCGAGCCATTGAAGTGCACGCGGATCGGACACAGACAACGGAAAAGCTGGTGCAGATGCCCGTTAGGAATGGCTGCATCGACTGGAAAGGCAGCGGATGCCTTCTGGCAATGGTTCTGGAACGTCATGGGAAGAATGGAAATATCGGCTATGGTTTTCTTATAGGAACGTGTCTTACAGAAGGAACGGCTGCGACGACCTGGTTTCATGATCATCACAATCTTTTTGTGGTTGGGGATGATGAAAAGGATATGTTGTTTGCAGTCAGAAGGATTCAGCAGATGCAGGGAGGATTTCTTACCGTGAAAGATGGAGTGATCTTATCGGAACTCGCATTGCCGGTGTGCGGCATCCTTTCCGACCGGCCGCTTAAGGAAATCAGCGCACAGCTTTGCCAGGTACGCGAAAGCCTGATTCATTTAGGGTATCAGCATGGCAATCCGATTATGTCGTTGGGAACGCTGGGGCTTCCGGTCAGTCCTGCTCTAAAGCTGACGGATCATGGATTGGTCGATGTCCGTAGGGGAGCAGTGGTAAGTCTGGTGGTATAG
- a CDS encoding GNAT family N-acetyltransferase, with protein MKRNNFNIIHLPKAQWEGTVIPMRYTTEEFYDVKLETEETGYRVTLCKSRFETPVSHYPEEYDFPDKLYQPHWEKASAWGIVSEEDKEAELLACIETCPEEWSNRLMVTELWVHESLRRQGIAHELMSIAKEQAASENRRAIILETQSCNVGAIRFYQQEGFELIGFDSCCYSNRDLERKEVRINMGYFLK; from the coding sequence ATGAAGAGAAATAATTTTAACATCATCCACTTGCCAAAGGCACAGTGGGAGGGCACGGTGATACCGATGCGGTATACGACAGAGGAATTTTATGATGTAAAGCTGGAGACAGAGGAGACTGGATATCGTGTAACGCTCTGCAAAAGCAGGTTTGAAACGCCGGTTTCCCACTATCCGGAGGAATATGATTTCCCGGATAAATTATATCAGCCCCATTGGGAAAAAGCGTCTGCATGGGGAATTGTGTCGGAGGAGGACAAAGAGGCAGAGCTGCTTGCCTGTATCGAGACCTGCCCGGAGGAGTGGAGCAATCGGCTGATGGTAACAGAGCTGTGGGTGCATGAGAGCCTCAGAAGGCAGGGGATCGCACATGAGCTGATGTCAATTGCAAAAGAACAGGCCGCTTCTGAGAACCGAAGAGCGATCATTCTGGAGACCCAGTCATGCAATGTAGGGGCCATTCGTTTTTATCAGCAGGAAGGCTTTGAACTGATCGGTTTTGACAGTTGCTGCTACTCCAATCGTGATCTGGAACGGAAAGAAGTCCGCATTAATATGGGATATTTTCTGAAATAG
- a CDS encoding glycosyltransferase family 4 protein: MRILSVTAQKPNSTGSGVYLTELMKGFEKLGHEQAAVVGVARRDTVQLPGNAAAYPVYYGTEELPYPVAGMSDEMPYDSTRYSDMTEEMTRQFREAFGAAVRQAVSEFKPDVILCHHLYFLTALVRKWCPKVRVFGVCHGSDLRQFKKNPWQREWIKAQICQLDGIFALHKEQKEEIIRCFGCEEKYVYVIGTGYNNSIFYIDEGVKKDRKAQEAVPTEETVDNDEIEAEEELCLIFAGKVSEKKGIKSLLKAMDYLKGEQIRLVLAGGYATDAEFEELCKLAEKCPCKVEFPGRMPQQELAQLMNASDLFVLPSFYEGLPLVLVEAMACGLRAVCTELPGIRPWLVEKGLAESVVFVKPPEMRNEDEPVEEALPDFEKRLAQAVIEAKEAALPNQEKLREVSWDGVCRRVLELMLNMEK, translated from the coding sequence ATGAGAATACTTAGCGTTACGGCTCAGAAACCGAACAGTACAGGAAGCGGTGTCTATCTGACGGAATTAATGAAAGGGTTTGAAAAGCTGGGGCATGAGCAAGCGGCAGTTGTGGGAGTTGCGCGCAGGGATACGGTGCAGCTGCCGGGAAATGCAGCGGCCTATCCTGTTTATTACGGAACTGAAGAACTCCCTTATCCGGTGGCCGGTATGTCAGATGAAATGCCGTATGACAGTACCCGGTATTCGGATATGACCGAAGAGATGACGAGGCAATTCAGGGAAGCGTTTGGAGCGGCGGTCCGGCAGGCGGTCAGCGAGTTTAAGCCAGATGTGATCTTGTGCCACCACCTGTATTTCCTGACGGCGCTCGTGCGCAAGTGGTGCCCCAAGGTGCGCGTGTTTGGGGTATGCCACGGCTCTGATTTGCGTCAGTTTAAGAAAAACCCATGGCAGAGGGAGTGGATTAAAGCGCAGATTTGTCAGCTTGACGGGATTTTCGCTCTGCATAAGGAGCAAAAGGAAGAAATTATTCGCTGTTTTGGCTGTGAGGAGAAATATGTCTATGTAATCGGTACCGGGTACAACAACAGTATATTTTATATCGACGAAGGTGTGAAAAAGGACAGAAAGGCGCAGGAAGCAGTGCCTACCGAAGAAACTGTGGATAACGATGAAATAGAAGCGGAAGAGGAACTGTGTCTGATATTTGCCGGGAAGGTTTCGGAGAAAAAAGGAATTAAGAGTCTACTAAAGGCGATGGACTACCTGAAAGGGGAGCAGATTCGGCTTGTGCTTGCAGGTGGCTATGCCACAGATGCAGAGTTTGAAGAACTCTGCAAATTGGCGGAGAAATGTCCTTGCAAGGTGGAATTTCCCGGACGCATGCCGCAGCAGGAACTGGCGCAGCTTATGAATGCAAGTGATCTGTTCGTACTTCCTTCCTTTTATGAAGGACTTCCGCTGGTTTTGGTGGAGGCGATGGCCTGCGGCCTCAGGGCAGTGTGCACCGAGCTTCCGGGAATCCGTCCCTGGCTTGTGGAAAAAGGACTGGCGGAAAGTGTAGTATTTGTTAAGCCGCCTGAGATGAGAAATGAAGATGAGCCTGTGGAGGAAGCACTTCCGGATTTTGAAAAACGTTTGGCTCAAGCGGTGATAGAAGCGAAAGAGGCAGCACTTCCCAATCAGGAGAAGCTGCGTGAGGTGTCCTGGGACGGTGTCTGCCGGAGAGTGTTGGAATTGATGCTAAACATGGAAAAATAA
- a CDS encoding MBL fold metallo-hydrolase, whose protein sequence is MKDIIISDAVKYIGADDKTLDLFESQYIIPNGVSYNSYVILDEKIAVMDTIDARKTEEWKANLVEALAGRTPDYLIISHLEPDHSANIQMFAEMYPEAKLVASAKAIAMLPQFFGADFTGRTIAVKEGETLSLGSHTLQFFMAPMVHWPEVMVEYEQTEKILFSADGFGKFGALDAEEDWACEARRYYFNIVGKYGAQVQALLEKVAALDIQTICPLHGPILKENLGYYIEKYQTWSSYQAEDDGVLIAYVSIHGNTAKAAEKMKEILEAKGAKKVAITDLSRDDMAEAIEDAFRYDKLVLAAASYDGGVFFCMDTFLRKLAHKNFQNKKIGMIENGSWAPSAARTMKGIVEGMKNVTLCEKVVTIKSVMKDADVAEMETLADEILG, encoded by the coding sequence ATGAAGGACATAATAATTTCAGATGCAGTGAAGTACATTGGAGCGGACGATAAGACTTTGGATCTATTTGAAAGCCAGTATATCATTCCTAATGGAGTTTCTTATAATTCATATGTGATCTTAGATGAGAAGATTGCAGTCATGGACACGATTGATGCGAGAAAGACTGAGGAATGGAAGGCAAATCTTGTGGAGGCGCTTGCGGGACGTACACCGGATTATCTTATCATTTCGCACCTGGAGCCGGACCATTCGGCTAATATCCAGATGTTTGCCGAGATGTATCCGGAGGCGAAACTGGTCGCAAGTGCGAAGGCGATTGCCATGCTGCCGCAGTTCTTTGGCGCAGATTTCACCGGAAGAACGATTGCGGTAAAAGAAGGGGAGACCCTGTCACTTGGAAGCCATACGCTCCAGTTTTTTATGGCGCCGATGGTACACTGGCCGGAGGTAATGGTGGAGTATGAGCAGACAGAGAAGATTCTGTTCTCTGCCGATGGATTTGGTAAATTCGGAGCGCTGGACGCAGAGGAAGACTGGGCATGCGAGGCGAGAAGATACTATTTTAATATCGTAGGAAAATATGGCGCGCAGGTGCAGGCTCTGCTTGAGAAAGTGGCTGCATTGGATATTCAGACAATCTGTCCTCTGCATGGACCGATCCTGAAAGAGAATCTGGGATATTACATAGAGAAATATCAGACCTGGAGCAGTTATCAGGCAGAAGACGACGGGGTGCTCATTGCTTATGTATCTATTCACGGCAATACGGCGAAGGCGGCTGAAAAGATGAAGGAGATTCTGGAGGCGAAGGGAGCAAAGAAGGTTGCGATCACGGACCTTTCCAGAGATGACATGGCGGAGGCCATTGAAGATGCGTTCCGGTACGACAAGCTGGTTCTGGCGGCAGCGTCTTATGATGGAGGGGTTTTCTTCTGTATGGATACCTTCCTGCGCAAGCTGGCGCACAAGAATTTCCAGAATAAGAAGATCGGCATGATCGAGAACGGAAGCTGGGCACCGAGTGCGGCGCGTACCATGAAAGGGATTGTGGAAGGCATGAAGAATGTGACGCTTTGCGAGAAGGTGGTTACGATCAAATCAGTAATGAAGGACGCAGACGTAGCTGAGATGGAAACACTGGCGGACGAAATTCTTGGTTAG
- a CDS encoding DMT family transporter, with the protein MDRKESILRKTWVVCLLAMVCCLLWGSAFPCVKVGYRLFEVGEADTAAQILFAGIRFMIAGVLVVIFGSLMKGKFLRPRRASLPKIGKICLLQTVIQYFFFYVGLAHTTGVRGAIVEASNVFLAILVSSLFFRMEKLDGKKMTGCLIGFAGVVLINLSGGNVDMRFNLLGDGFVFISAFAYALSSVLIKRYSETEDPVMISGYQFLAGGLIMTAGAFLAGGRLGAFTPAGGALLLYMAFISAAAYTIWGILLKYNPVSKVTVFGFSNPVFGVLLSALILGEGSAFGWQGIVSLVLVSVGIFVVNYGGNVEQKEA; encoded by the coding sequence ATGGATAGAAAAGAGAGCATATTGAGGAAGACCTGGGTGGTCTGCCTGCTTGCAATGGTCTGCTGTCTGCTTTGGGGAAGTGCGTTTCCCTGCGTAAAGGTAGGGTATCGCCTGTTTGAAGTAGGGGAGGCGGATACGGCGGCTCAGATCCTGTTCGCAGGTATCCGGTTTATGATAGCGGGCGTGTTGGTGGTCATCTTTGGATCCCTGATGAAGGGGAAGTTCCTGAGACCGAGGCGGGCATCACTTCCTAAGATTGGGAAAATCTGTCTTTTGCAGACAGTTATACAGTATTTTTTCTTTTATGTAGGGCTGGCACATACCACAGGTGTGCGTGGGGCAATCGTAGAAGCATCGAACGTATTTCTGGCGATTTTGGTATCCAGCCTGTTTTTCCGTATGGAAAAACTGGACGGAAAGAAGATGACAGGCTGTCTGATTGGATTTGCAGGGGTGGTACTCATTAATTTAAGCGGCGGAAACGTAGATATGCGGTTCAACCTGCTGGGAGACGGATTTGTGTTTATCTCAGCATTTGCTTACGCACTTTCCTCCGTGCTGATCAAGCGATACTCGGAGACGGAGGATCCGGTAATGATCAGCGGTTATCAGTTCCTCGCAGGCGGACTTATAATGACCGCGGGAGCATTTTTAGCAGGCGGGCGGCTGGGAGCATTCACGCCGGCGGGCGGAGCACTGCTTCTGTATATGGCATTTATCTCCGCTGCCGCCTACACGATATGGGGAATTCTTCTGAAATACAATCCGGTATCGAAGGTAACGGTATTCGGGTTCTCGAATCCGGTGTTCGGAGTGCTGCTTTCTGCGCTGATTCTGGGCGAGGGAAGCGCCTTTGGCTGGCAGGGGATAGTCTCGCTTGTGTTGGTCTCCGTTGGAATATTTGTGGTCAATTATGGCGGAAATGTAGAGCAAAAGGAAGCGTAA